In Moorena sp. SIOASIH, the following proteins share a genomic window:
- a CDS encoding HNH endonuclease — protein sequence MTSITEVLRQSVVVFSKNYLPINRVNIKRAIALLVTGKAEPIDFFGGKGYKVRSPSVVILVPTHIRLIVTETEPTWRVPPVNRREVLRRDKHRCQYCGSTKKLTLDHVIPRSKGGKHSWDNVVTACEGCNSIKGNRTPHQAGMKLPRQPKAPMHPAVAFAEQFWRQQQINRLEEEVTGNAETDLYRK from the coding sequence GTGACAAGCATAACTGAGGTGTTGAGGCAATCGGTAGTGGTTTTTTCCAAAAACTACTTACCCATTAATCGAGTCAATATCAAACGAGCGATTGCTCTGTTGGTTACCGGGAAAGCTGAACCAATCGATTTCTTTGGTGGTAAGGGCTACAAAGTCCGTTCCCCTAGTGTGGTGATCTTGGTACCAACCCATATCCGCTTGATAGTTACCGAAACCGAACCAACTTGGCGAGTTCCTCCAGTAAATCGGCGGGAGGTCTTAAGACGGGACAAGCATCGGTGCCAATACTGTGGCAGCACCAAAAAGCTAACCCTCGACCATGTCATTCCTCGGTCAAAAGGCGGGAAACACAGTTGGGACAACGTCGTTACGGCATGTGAGGGTTGTAACAGCATTAAAGGCAACCGTACTCCCCACCAAGCGGGAATGAAATTACCCAGACAGCCCAAAGCACCCATGCATCCAGCTGTTGCTTTTGCGGAACAGTTTTGGCGTCAACAGCAAATCAATCGGTTAGAGGAGGAGGTTACAGGTAATGCTGAAACTGATTTATACCGAAAATAG
- a CDS encoding 2OG-Fe(II) oxygenase has product MNKSPEAPSKITNQAPVLFIPNVLDREFCQTLINVWETEGNQESYSMIEHKGELTPIEDDDYKRRRDHFLQEGETHQRLRYFIRQQVRPAIKKAFHFEITRFESFRIGCYDANTGGYFRPHRDDATEGTAYRRFAMTINLNVEDYEGGYLRFPEYGLNLYQPQTGSALIFSCSLLHEVTDVIKGQRFALLSFFHGEHEAQLVEEYNRRVMVS; this is encoded by the coding sequence ATGAATAAATCTCCAGAAGCTCCCAGTAAAATTACTAATCAAGCGCCAGTTTTATTTATTCCTAATGTCTTAGATAGAGAGTTTTGCCAAACCCTAATTAATGTTTGGGAAACTGAAGGCAATCAAGAGTCTTATTCAATGATTGAGCATAAGGGAGAATTGACTCCCATTGAAGACGATGATTATAAAAGACGCAGAGACCATTTTCTTCAAGAAGGAGAAACCCATCAACGTTTAAGATATTTCATCCGTCAACAGGTTCGCCCTGCAATCAAGAAAGCTTTTCATTTTGAAATTACTCGATTTGAGAGTTTTCGGATTGGTTGCTATGATGCTAATACTGGCGGATATTTTCGACCCCATCGGGATGATGCTACGGAAGGAACTGCCTACCGTCGCTTTGCTATGACTATTAACTTGAATGTGGAAGACTATGAAGGGGGCTATTTAAGATTTCCAGAATACGGATTAAATTTATATCAGCCGCAAACAGGCAGTGCTTTAATTTTTTCCTGTTCCCTGCTTCACGAGGTTACAGATGTTATTAAAGGACAACGGTTTGCTCTCCTGTCATTTTTTCATGGTGAACATGAGGCTCAGTTGGTTGAGGAGTATAATCGCCGTGTGATGGTTAGCTAG
- a CDS encoding S-layer homology domain-containing protein has translation MSSASTWNSTSTAMLLLGIVTGVTAPMVIAVPNQTSFIDIQGHWAKPFIEGLAAENLVNGYANGTFKPDQAVTYAQFSAMVSQAFSENNLALPKTFDREVAEYWASRNLTEEDKSNSQLRPSSPLSRGQVLVSLTNGLGLYSSSSVKNTLSSYEDLSRIPDYAKVSVAAATEKAMVVNYPNVTYLDFGQPATRAEVAAFIHQALVNQEVLAPLSSQHPASQYIAQLTVETKPVGDDSLMESTETTEKTEGTESTESMTSKDELPETKEYQVSKGTVIDVAYTVSDKVAVERGETIDMTLLVAKDIKNDQGIILIPKDSEIEGQLVPRYSGSEFLGTQFVAQKLKIGELSYNTINATSKLVTDAKPDDTETQTLEGAAVNILTGVLTGGNSNQQPEQQNPLIINPENDLPLTLGSDLYLQVATKTPEMPETPEAPEAMDTEEIPEAMDTEEIPATPEAPAVLEAPKLELPQVPPLKVPTR, from the coding sequence ATGTCTAGTGCGTCTACTTGGAATTCCACAAGCACTGCCATGTTGCTGTTGGGAATAGTAACTGGTGTGACTGCGCCGATGGTAATTGCGGTTCCAAACCAAACTAGCTTTATTGATATTCAAGGTCATTGGGCAAAACCATTCATTGAAGGGTTGGCAGCAGAAAACCTGGTAAATGGATATGCCAATGGCACCTTTAAACCTGATCAAGCTGTTACTTACGCTCAGTTCTCTGCGATGGTGAGCCAAGCTTTCAGCGAAAATAATTTAGCCTTGCCCAAAACATTTGATCGTGAAGTGGCTGAGTATTGGGCAAGTCGTAACCTAACTGAGGAGGATAAATCCAACAGCCAACTACGTCCATCTTCGCCACTGTCTCGGGGACAAGTATTGGTGTCATTGACCAATGGTTTGGGTTTATACTCTAGCAGTTCAGTCAAGAACACCCTCTCTTCCTATGAAGACCTATCCCGAATCCCTGACTATGCCAAAGTTAGCGTTGCCGCTGCTACCGAAAAGGCTATGGTGGTCAACTACCCGAATGTGACCTATCTCGATTTTGGTCAACCTGCTACCCGTGCTGAAGTGGCAGCCTTTATTCATCAAGCTTTAGTGAATCAAGAGGTATTAGCTCCCCTGTCTAGTCAACATCCAGCCTCTCAATATATTGCTCAGCTGACGGTAGAGACTAAACCTGTGGGTGACGACAGCCTGATGGAATCAACTGAGACAACTGAAAAAACTGAGGGGACTGAGTCCACTGAGTCAATGACTAGTAAGGATGAACTTCCAGAAACTAAGGAATATCAAGTTTCCAAAGGCACAGTGATTGATGTAGCCTACACAGTATCAGACAAGGTGGCTGTGGAGCGTGGTGAAACCATTGATATGACGCTGTTAGTGGCTAAGGACATCAAAAATGATCAAGGAATAATCTTAATTCCAAAAGATAGCGAGATTGAGGGTCAATTAGTACCTCGGTATAGTGGTTCTGAGTTTCTTGGTACTCAGTTTGTGGCTCAAAAACTTAAAATTGGTGAATTATCCTATAACACCATCAATGCCACCTCGAAACTGGTTACTGATGCTAAGCCTGATGATACGGAGACACAAACATTAGAAGGTGCTGCGGTTAATATTTTGACTGGTGTTTTAACTGGTGGTAATTCTAATCAACAACCGGAGCAGCAAAATCCTCTGATCATTAATCCGGAAAATGACTTACCACTAACACTGGGTTCTGATTTATATCTGCAAGTAGCTACTAAAACGCCAGAAATGCCAGAAACCCCAGAAGCCCCAGAAGCTATGGACACTGAAGAAATCCCAGAAGCTATGGACACTGAAGAAATTCCAGCAACACCAGAAGCTCCAGCAGTTCTAGAAGCACCAAAACTTGAGCTTCCGCAAGTGCCACCCTTAAAAGTTCCAACTCGGTAA
- a CDS encoding nif11-class peptide radical SAM maturase 3 → MTYRRISYAVWEITLKCNLACQHCGSRAGHTREKELSTAEALDLVRQMAEVGITEVTLIGGEAFLRPDWLEIAKAITDAGMVCGMTTGGFGISLETARRMKEAGIRVVSVSVDGLEPTHDRLRGRKGSWQWAFKTMSHLKEAGIPFGCNTQINRLTAPEFPQIYQLLRDAGIFAWQIQLTVPMGNAADNYDILLQPYELLDLYPMIARVVERAYREGVKVQAGNNIGYYGPYERLLRGRGDTNPWTFWQGCQAGLSTLGIEADGAIKGCPSLPTSAYTGGNIRDHSLRTIIEETEELRFNLGADTPKGTSHLWGFCKTCEFAELCRGGCSWTAHVFFDRRGNNPYCHHRALTQASQGIRERVVPKVKAQGLPFDNGEFEIIEEPINTPWPNHDPLHFSADRIQWSGDFLGSREQAVGSREQGVGSRE, encoded by the coding sequence ATGACTTATCGTCGAATTAGTTATGCGGTTTGGGAAATTACTCTTAAATGCAACCTAGCTTGTCAGCACTGTGGTTCTCGTGCTGGTCATACACGGGAAAAAGAACTGTCTACAGCAGAAGCTCTGGATCTGGTCAGACAGATGGCGGAAGTCGGGATTACAGAAGTCACCTTAATTGGTGGTGAAGCCTTTTTACGTCCGGACTGGCTAGAGATTGCCAAAGCGATTACCGACGCAGGCATGGTTTGTGGTATGACCACTGGTGGCTTTGGGATTAGTTTAGAGACAGCCCGCCGGATGAAAGAGGCTGGAATTCGGGTAGTTTCTGTTTCTGTGGATGGCTTAGAACCAACCCACGACCGCCTACGGGGGAGAAAGGGTTCTTGGCAATGGGCATTTAAGACCATGAGCCATCTCAAAGAAGCCGGTATTCCTTTCGGCTGCAATACCCAAATCAATCGCCTCACTGCACCAGAATTTCCCCAGATTTACCAGCTGCTTCGGGATGCAGGAATCTTTGCCTGGCAGATTCAGTTAACTGTACCCATGGGAAATGCTGCTGACAATTATGACATTCTGCTCCAACCCTATGAACTGCTGGATTTATATCCCATGATTGCCCGTGTGGTTGAGCGGGCTTATAGGGAAGGGGTGAAAGTACAGGCCGGAAATAATATAGGCTATTACGGTCCCTACGAGCGACTACTGCGAGGGCGAGGAGATACCAATCCCTGGACATTTTGGCAGGGATGCCAAGCTGGACTCTCTACCTTGGGCATTGAAGCCGATGGTGCTATCAAAGGTTGCCCGTCTTTACCGACTTCAGCCTACACCGGAGGTAATATCCGAGACCACTCTCTCAGAACAATTATTGAAGAAACTGAAGAATTGCGGTTTAACCTAGGAGCCGATACTCCGAAAGGGACATCCCATCTGTGGGGCTTCTGCAAGACTTGCGAATTTGCTGAACTATGTCGCGGTGGTTGCTCTTGGACCGCTCATGTGTTCTTTGACCGCAGAGGGAATAATCCTTACTGTCACCATCGGGCCTTAACCCAAGCATCTCAAGGAATTCGAGAGCGAGTTGTGCCTAAGGTAAAAGCCCAAGGACTTCCCTTTGATAATGGTGAATTTGAAATTATTGAAGAGCCCATTAACACTCCTTGGCCAAACCATGATCCCCTCCACTTTAGTGCTGATCGCATTCAGTGGTCAGGGGATTTTTTAGGGAGCAGGGAGCAGGCAGTAGGGAGTAGGGAGCAGGGAGTAGGGAGTAGGGAGTAG
- a CDS encoding Nif11-like leader peptide family natural product precursor gives MFLETVILFFKRLAADKNFRSQLEDAASPEDYQTMVRDAGYDFTPEDLETTTAKILDENKLRDLDDNFKNLSEEDLEVLVGGVFRGYCGWPWQRKHPIYPPIKKPPIEVQPLYGGVIGITPEPPQAIALYGVSIPPDQIAYISKDVNTDNIS, from the coding sequence ATGTTTTTAGAAACTGTAATCCTTTTCTTTAAGCGCTTAGCTGCTGATAAAAATTTCCGTAGCCAGCTTGAAGATGCTGCAAGTCCAGAAGACTACCAAACCATGGTGCGAGATGCTGGCTATGATTTCACACCAGAAGACTTGGAAACTACCACAGCTAAAATTCTTGATGAGAATAAGCTTAGAGATTTAGACGATAATTTCAAGAATCTCAGTGAAGAAGACCTAGAAGTACTTGTTGGTGGTGTGTTTAGAGGCTACTGTGGTTGGCCATGGCAACGTAAACATCCCATTTATCCACCTATAAAAAAGCCACCGATTGAAGTTCAGCCCCTCTATGGAGGAGTGATCGGGATTACACCGGAACCTCCTCAAGCGATCGCATTGTATGGCGTTTCCATACCTCCTGATCAAATTGCTTATATTTCAAAAGACGTGAACACAGACAATATTTCATAG